One window from the genome of Lentibacillus daqui encodes:
- a CDS encoding CoA-binding protein: protein MENPANETIKQVLEEAKTIAVVGLSDNPERTSYQISKIMQEQGYRIIPVNPTVEKVLGEKAYPALTDVPEKIDIINVFRRPEYLPAIAREAAQTDAKVFWAQQGIANQEAYDYLHERGFTVMMDLCIKVAHAVLVGNK, encoded by the coding sequence ATGGAAAACCCAGCAAATGAAACGATAAAACAGGTGCTTGAGGAAGCAAAAACGATTGCCGTTGTCGGGCTTTCTGATAATCCAGAACGCACCTCTTATCAAATTTCTAAAATCATGCAGGAGCAGGGGTACCGAATTATTCCGGTTAATCCAACGGTGGAGAAGGTTTTGGGCGAAAAGGCTTACCCCGCTTTGACAGATGTTCCGGAAAAAATTGATATTATTAATGTTTTTCGCAGGCCAGAGTATCTTCCTGCAATTGCCAGGGAAGCGGCCCAAACTGATGCAAAAGTATTTTGGGCACAGCAGGGGATAGCCAATCAAGAAGCGTATGATTATTTGCATGAACGAGGTTTTACTGTCATGATGGATCTTTGTATCAAGGTAGCACACGCTGTCTTGGTAGGAAATAAATAG
- a CDS encoding ABC transporter permease/substrate-binding protein, with amino-acid sequence MKDFIAIFEKRQDVLLESIWEHLQISLLSLIIAIVIAGPLGLILTRYRRIAEPIIGIAAIMQTIPSLAVLAFLIPLLGIGTVPAIVALIAYGLLPILRNTYTGINEVDPALKEAATGMGMNSFKRLTKVELPIAMPVIMAGIRTSMVLIVGTTTIAALIGAGGLGELILLGLDRGADINLILLGAIPAALLAILLDFILRGFERISKRAGFKSFIAMLLIAVLVVVSPFIIHTEKKPDLVIGGKLGAEPEILINMYKLLIEENTDLHVKLEPGLGKTAFVFSALQQGDIDIFPEFTGTAIVTHLDQQAKSNHAREVYDQAKRGMQEQYDMAFLEPMEYNNTYTVAVTKDFAKQHNLQSIDDLQGVEDTLTAGFTLEFKDRYDGYVGMQDVYDLSIGNVQTMEPGIRQRALEKGEVDVIDAYATDSYMVELGLVSLDDPKHLFPPYQGAPLMRQETLNKYPELEDILNQLGGKITDEQMREMNYQVDYEDTSPKKVAEDFLVKHGLLKK; translated from the coding sequence GTGAAAGATTTTATTGCTATTTTTGAAAAGCGTCAGGATGTATTACTGGAAAGCATTTGGGAGCATTTACAAATTTCACTGCTTTCTTTAATTATTGCTATTGTCATTGCCGGCCCATTAGGTTTAATCTTAACCCGTTACCGGCGGATCGCGGAGCCAATCATTGGGATTGCGGCCATTATGCAGACGATCCCAAGTTTGGCTGTGTTGGCATTTCTTATCCCATTATTGGGTATCGGGACAGTTCCAGCTATTGTTGCATTAATTGCCTATGGTCTATTACCAATTTTACGGAATACATATACGGGTATTAATGAGGTTGATCCAGCGCTAAAGGAAGCAGCAACCGGGATGGGAATGAATTCATTCAAACGATTGACAAAGGTGGAATTACCAATTGCGATGCCGGTTATTATGGCTGGCATCCGTACATCAATGGTTTTAATTGTTGGCACCACAACCATCGCTGCGCTGATTGGTGCCGGGGGGTTAGGTGAACTTATCCTATTGGGCCTTGATCGTGGGGCAGATATTAACCTCATCCTATTAGGCGCAATACCGGCAGCACTGCTTGCGATTTTACTTGATTTTATCTTACGCGGGTTCGAACGCATTTCCAAAAGAGCTGGTTTCAAATCGTTTATTGCCATGTTGCTGATTGCGGTGCTTGTCGTTGTTTCCCCATTTATCATTCATACCGAAAAAAAGCCCGACCTGGTCATTGGTGGGAAATTGGGCGCCGAGCCAGAAATATTGATTAATATGTATAAACTACTAATAGAAGAAAACACTGATTTACACGTGAAATTGGAGCCGGGATTGGGAAAAACAGCTTTTGTATTTAGTGCCCTACAGCAAGGAGATATTGATATATTTCCGGAATTTACTGGAACGGCAATTGTTACCCATTTAGATCAGCAGGCAAAAAGCAATCATGCCCGGGAAGTTTATGACCAAGCAAAACGGGGGATGCAAGAGCAATATGACATGGCGTTTCTTGAGCCGATGGAATACAACAACACGTATACAGTTGCGGTAACAAAAGACTTCGCTAAGCAACATAACTTACAGTCGATTGACGATTTGCAAGGTGTAGAAGATACACTTACTGCAGGATTTACCCTTGAATTCAAAGATCGTTATGATGGGTATGTCGGGATGCAGGATGTTTACGACTTGTCGATTGGAAATGTCCAAACAATGGAACCGGGGATTCGTCAGCGTGCCCTGGAAAAAGGCGAAGTTGACGTCATTGATGCTTATGCAACCGATAGTTATATGGTAGAATTGGGATTAGTGTCCCTGGATGATCCAAAACATTTATTTCCGCCATATCAGGGTGCACCGTTAATGCGTCAGGAAACATTGAACAAATATCCGGAACTGGAAGATATTTTAAATCAGCTTGGTGGGAAAATTACGGATGAACAAATGCGGGAAATGAATTATCAAGTGGATTATGAAGATACTTCACCGAAAAAAGTAGCTGAAGACTTCCTGGTTAAGCATGGATTATTAAAGAAATAA
- a CDS encoding ABC transporter ATP-binding protein codes for MIEFREIHKMYDDGTEAVKNLSLKVNKGELMTLIGPSGCGKTTTMKMINRLIEPTSGSIYIQNRHINEYNIHELRWNIGYVLQEIALFPHLTIEENIAVVPEMKNWKRKKIRERCRDLLEMVGLNPDTYLKRMPSELSGGQQQRIGVIRALAADPDIILMDEPFSALDPISRDQLQHDIRSLQKEIKKTIVFVTHDMDEAMAIGDRVCLMRDGQVVQIDKPQQLILHPATTFVKDFIGERKSPWQTAVDVIADQSNDRVITEKMFAEKSYPSEGTYMIRDEHNMYRGAVINGIRWEVQTLANDLPLYKATEIIQSSDQTLFPVIKEQKLVGVLSYKDIVRFLKSKTKMENGVIYQ; via the coding sequence GTGATTGAATTCAGAGAGATCCATAAAATGTATGATGATGGAACGGAGGCGGTAAAAAATTTATCTTTGAAGGTGAACAAGGGAGAATTAATGACATTGATCGGTCCCAGTGGATGTGGGAAAACGACAACAATGAAAATGATTAATCGGCTGATCGAGCCAACATCAGGATCCATATATATACAGAACAGACATATAAACGAATACAATATTCATGAATTACGCTGGAACATTGGTTATGTATTGCAGGAAATCGCACTGTTTCCGCATCTGACTATTGAGGAAAATATTGCAGTCGTCCCGGAAATGAAAAATTGGAAACGCAAAAAAATCCGCGAGCGCTGCCGGGATTTACTGGAAATGGTTGGGCTTAATCCAGATACATATTTAAAACGCATGCCCAGCGAATTATCAGGCGGCCAACAGCAGCGGATTGGTGTTATCCGGGCACTGGCAGCTGATCCCGACATTATTTTAATGGATGAACCATTCAGTGCGTTGGATCCGATTAGCCGCGACCAGTTACAGCATGATATTCGCTCCTTGCAAAAAGAGATTAAAAAGACAATTGTATTTGTAACACATGATATGGATGAGGCAATGGCAATTGGTGACAGAGTATGCCTGATGCGGGATGGACAGGTTGTACAAATTGATAAACCTCAGCAATTGATTTTACATCCAGCAACAACGTTTGTGAAAGATTTTATTGGTGAACGTAAATCACCATGGCAAACAGCGGTTGATGTCATCGCTGACCAATCCAATGACCGGGTTATCACAGAAAAAATGTTTGCCGAGAAGTCCTATCCTTCTGAGGGAACTTATATGATCAGAGATGAACATAATATGTACCGTGGTGCCGTCATAAATGGTATCCGTTGGGAAGTACAAACGTTGGCGAATGATTTGCCTCTATACAAAGCAACAGAAATCATTCAGTCCAGTGATCAGACTCTATTCCCAGTGATTAAAGAACAAAAGCTGGTAGGTGTGTTGTCCTACAAAGATATTGTCCGTTTTCTCAAAAGTAAAACAAAAATGGAAAACGGGGTGATTTACCAGTGA
- the plsY gene encoding glycerol-3-phosphate 1-O-acyltransferase PlsY, producing MDYVIFGIIAYLLGSIPFGVIVGKVGYGIDVRGHGSGNLGATNTFRVLGIKAGTIVVVADILKGTLATLIPLFFDADVHRLAIGLFAVIGHTYPLFAKFKGGKAVATSGGIILGVSPIIFVIMVLTFLLTLYLSKYVSLSSMVTGIVAFIFAILLKEDIFLIIAVAILTIFVCYRHKENIKRIKNKTEPKIKWM from the coding sequence ATGGATTATGTTATATTCGGTATCATTGCATACTTGCTGGGATCTATACCATTTGGCGTGATAGTCGGAAAAGTAGGCTACGGCATAGATGTCCGCGGGCATGGCAGTGGTAACCTTGGGGCAACGAACACCTTTCGTGTTTTAGGGATAAAGGCAGGAACAATTGTTGTTGTAGCCGATATCTTAAAAGGAACACTGGCAACCTTGATTCCGTTGTTTTTTGATGCGGATGTTCACCGTCTGGCGATTGGGTTGTTTGCTGTTATCGGTCATACGTATCCCCTGTTTGCCAAATTTAAAGGGGGAAAAGCTGTGGCCACGTCCGGCGGGATTATTCTGGGTGTCAGTCCTATCATTTTTGTTATTATGGTTTTAACATTTTTGTTGACACTCTATCTTTCTAAATATGTCTCACTTTCATCCATGGTTACCGGTATTGTTGCATTCATCTTCGCAATCCTGCTTAAGGAAGATATCTTTCTGATTATTGCAGTAGCCATATTAACCATTTTCGTCTGTTATCGTCACAAAGAAAATATTAAACGGATTAAGAATAAAACCGAACCGAAAATTAAATGGATGTGA
- the yidD gene encoding membrane protein insertion efficiency factor YidD, giving the protein MKYILIGLIKFYRKAISPFRPPSCRFYPTCSEYGLEAVKRFGAIKGGYLTIKRISRCHPLHPGGVDLVPEKKENNQK; this is encoded by the coding sequence ATGAAATATATTCTTATCGGATTGATCAAATTTTATCGGAAAGCAATTAGCCCATTTAGACCACCATCTTGCCGGTTTTACCCAACATGTTCTGAGTATGGTCTAGAGGCAGTCAAACGTTTTGGTGCAATCAAGGGTGGCTATTTAACGATCAAGCGAATCAGTAGATGTCATCCGTTGCACCCTGGTGGTGTTGATTTGGTTCCGGAAAAGAAAGAAAACAATCAGAAGTAA
- a CDS encoding HesB/YadR/YfhF family protein — MNLYVTEDVAKWYKQEFDLDEPAYFRFYIRYGSGGHIPGFSLGIRIDSPKETCASAIVNDITFFIETDDAWYFSGKDLHVTWDEHQQEPKFVYK, encoded by the coding sequence TTGAACTTATATGTAACTGAAGATGTGGCGAAATGGTATAAGCAAGAATTTGATCTTGATGAACCTGCATATTTCCGCTTTTATATTCGATACGGTTCCGGAGGACATATTCCTGGTTTCTCACTAGGAATACGAATAGATTCGCCTAAAGAAACATGTGCCAGCGCTATTGTCAATGACATAACGTTTTTTATTGAAACGGATGATGCCTGGTATTTTTCCGGCAAGGATTTGCATGTAACGTGGGATGAGCATCAACAGGAACCGAAATTTGTATATAAATAA
- a CDS encoding acyl-CoA thioesterase: MNKVRTPIEVRYAETDQMGVVYHANYLTWFEIGRTKFVESIGLNYEEMEAQGILAPVTNAEISYKKPIRYGEDAYVETWLAKYDGLRTVYAYEILDGEDNVAVSGTTEHVIVKKDSFRPLSLRRKFPDWHETYSKQIDGDS; the protein is encoded by the coding sequence TTGAACAAGGTACGTACACCAATCGAGGTAAGATATGCGGAAACAGATCAAATGGGCGTTGTCTATCATGCCAATTATTTAACCTGGTTTGAAATTGGCAGGACGAAATTTGTTGAAAGCATTGGGTTGAACTACGAAGAAATGGAAGCACAAGGTATTTTAGCTCCCGTAACCAATGCAGAAATTTCCTATAAAAAGCCAATTCGATATGGTGAGGATGCATACGTTGAAACTTGGCTTGCAAAATATGATGGGTTGCGAACGGTTTATGCCTATGAAATTTTGGACGGAGAAGATAATGTTGCTGTAAGTGGGACAACGGAACACGTTATTGTCAAAAAGGACAGTTTCCGCCCGTTATCATTACGCAGGAAGTTTCCGGACTGGCATGAGACATACTCCAAACAAATAGATGGAGATTCCTGA
- the tlp gene encoding small acid-soluble spore protein Tlp: MERNLNMADNHSNKPKPDDRSDNAAKLRDAIDNTMENMEEANESMEFSSAEQKQQIKAKNERREEAVKGMRAEIADEEKYEQ; the protein is encoded by the coding sequence ATGGAAAGGAATTTGAACATGGCGGACAATCATTCAAACAAACCAAAGCCAGATGACCGTAGTGATAATGCAGCAAAGTTAAGAGATGCGATCGATAACACTATGGAAAATATGGAAGAAGCAAATGAATCCATGGAATTCTCATCTGCTGAACAAAAACAACAGATAAAAGCAAAAAATGAACGTCGCGAAGAAGCTGTTAAAGGCATGCGTGCCGAAATAGCTGATGAAGAAAAGTATGAACAATAA
- a CDS encoding FbpB family small basic protein, which yields MVILLIKQGNVPNKKEWITISLKKKLSFDELVIENRRQIMQDQLLMEKIEQNLESKREKFLKKVKK from the coding sequence ATGGTAATACTGCTAATAAAACAGGGGAACGTCCCTAACAAAAAGGAGTGGATTACTATTTCTTTAAAGAAAAAACTTTCATTCGATGAGTTAGTTATTGAGAATCGCAGACAAATCATGCAGGATCAGTTACTCATGGAAAAAATTGAGCAAAACCTGGAATCCAAGCGTGAAAAGTTTTTAAAGAAAGTAAAAAAATAA
- a CDS encoding redoxin domain-containing protein, producing MKQILGIAVIALLAGILIFNFTQRDNDQSKEDKNEKTVTVNDDMETEDGAAIVSPDSTSNLEPGSMAPDIELETLEGQAIKLSDLKGKKVFLNFWATWCPPCKEEMPDLQKFYDEHKDDVEIVAVNLTGTENKESDVPKFIDKYDYTFPIYLDKDLSASNTYTTIGIPTTYFIGTDGKIQQPAKSGPMTYDFMNDMLQSLK from the coding sequence ATGAAACAAATACTTGGAATAGCTGTGATTGCATTGCTTGCGGGGATACTGATTTTCAACTTTACACAAAGGGATAATGATCAGTCCAAGGAAGATAAGAACGAAAAGACAGTAACTGTAAATGATGACATGGAAACGGAAGATGGAGCTGCAATTGTATCCCCGGATAGCACAAGCAACCTTGAACCAGGTAGTATGGCTCCAGATATTGAATTGGAAACACTTGAGGGGCAGGCAATAAAGTTATCGGATTTAAAGGGAAAAAAAGTATTCTTAAATTTTTGGGCAACCTGGTGTCCACCATGTAAAGAGGAAATGCCAGATTTGCAAAAGTTTTATGATGAACATAAAGATGATGTGGAAATTGTTGCTGTTAATCTAACCGGTACGGAAAATAAAGAATCGGATGTCCCGAAATTCATTGATAAATATGATTATACTTTTCCGATCTATCTCGATAAAGATTTGTCCGCAAGTAATACTTATACGACCATCGGAATACCAACAACCTATTTTATTGGTACAGATGGAAAAATCCAACAGCCAGCAAAAAGCGGCCCAATGACATATGATTTTATGAATGACATGCTCCAATCGCTTAAATGA
- the acnA gene encoding aconitate hydratase AcnA, translated as MTKQNAFDAKKQFELNGKTYNYYHLKALENAGLGDVTRLPFSVRVLLESLIRQHDGRVIKDEHVKGLAKWGTKDGEGVDVPFKPSRVILQDFTGVPAVVDLASLRKAMVDMGGEPNKINPEVPVDLVIDHSVQVDQYGTPNALKANMELEFERNAERYHFLNWAQKAFENYRAVPPATGIVHQVNLEYIASVVHGLENEDGTYDAFPDTLVGTDSHTTMINGLGVLGWGVGGIEAEAGMLGQPSYFPAPEVIGVKFTGSFPQGTTATDLALKVTQTLREKNVVGKFVEYFGPGLKDMPLADRATISNMAPEYGATCGFFPVDEESLSYLRLTGRSEEHIALVEKYCKENNLWYSPDQADPEYTELVEINLSELEPNLSGPKRPQDLIPLSNMKKEFNKAVTAPAGNQGLGLDKSEFDKEVTIDHPNGKSSVMRTGAIAIAAITSCTNTSNPYVMLGAGLVAKKAVEKGLRVPEYVKTSLAPGSKVVTRYLDDSGLQQYLDQIGFNLVGYGCTTCIGNSGPLREEIEAAISKNDLTVASVLSGNRNFEGRIHPLVKANYLASPPLVVAYALAGTVDIDLTTEALGTDQDGKPVYMKDIWPTMEEIKEQVESVVTPEIFRKEYENVFNSNEKWNEIETTDEPLFEWDENSTYIQNPPFFEGLSKDAGSVQPLSNLRAIGKFGDSVTTDHISPAGAIAKDMPAGQYLQSKGVSPRNFNSYGSRRGNHEVMMRGTFANIRIRNLLAPGTEGGYTTYWPTEEVMPIYDAAMKYEQDGTGLLVMGGKDYGMGSSRDWAAKGTILLGIKTVIAESFERIHRSNLVMMGVLPLQFEKGQNADKLGLTGKETFTVDIDETVQPHDLVTVTAVDENGKKTEFQAIARFDSEVEIDYYRHGGILQMVLRDKLASDSEEFAKK; from the coding sequence ATGACCAAACAAAATGCATTCGATGCGAAGAAGCAATTCGAATTAAATGGAAAAACGTATAACTACTATCATTTAAAAGCACTGGAAAATGCCGGATTGGGAGATGTTACACGGTTACCGTTTTCCGTCCGCGTGTTATTGGAATCACTTATCCGCCAGCATGATGGACGTGTCATTAAAGATGAACATGTCAAAGGTTTGGCAAAATGGGGAACAAAAGATGGGGAAGGGGTAGACGTACCGTTTAAACCTTCACGCGTTATTTTACAGGACTTCACTGGTGTTCCCGCTGTTGTCGATCTAGCATCATTACGTAAAGCAATGGTCGATATGGGTGGTGAACCGAATAAGATTAATCCGGAGGTACCGGTTGATTTGGTTATTGACCACTCGGTACAAGTTGATCAATACGGAACACCCAATGCATTAAAGGCGAATATGGAACTTGAATTTGAGCGTAATGCTGAACGTTATCATTTCTTAAACTGGGCACAAAAAGCGTTTGAAAATTACCGGGCTGTTCCACCAGCAACCGGAATTGTCCACCAGGTCAATCTGGAATATATCGCAAGCGTTGTACATGGTTTGGAAAATGAAGACGGCACATATGATGCATTCCCGGATACATTAGTAGGCACGGATTCCCATACTACAATGATTAACGGTTTAGGTGTACTTGGCTGGGGTGTAGGTGGTATTGAAGCAGAGGCAGGTATGCTTGGCCAGCCATCTTATTTCCCTGCACCAGAGGTAATTGGGGTTAAGTTTACCGGCAGTTTCCCACAAGGAACAACTGCAACCGACTTGGCATTGAAAGTAACGCAAACATTGCGTGAGAAAAATGTTGTCGGCAAGTTTGTTGAATACTTTGGACCGGGACTAAAGGATATGCCACTTGCTGACCGGGCAACCATTTCCAACATGGCTCCGGAATATGGTGCTACATGTGGTTTCTTCCCTGTAGACGAGGAATCATTAAGCTATTTACGGTTAACTGGACGCAGTGAAGAACATATTGCCCTTGTTGAAAAGTATTGCAAAGAAAATAATTTATGGTATTCTCCTGATCAGGCGGATCCGGAATATACTGAACTTGTGGAAATTAATCTGTCTGAACTGGAACCAAACCTGTCTGGTCCTAAACGTCCACAGGATTTGATTCCATTATCAAACATGAAGAAGGAATTTAACAAAGCAGTTACAGCTCCTGCAGGTAACCAGGGACTTGGACTGGATAAATCTGAATTCGATAAAGAAGTTACTATTGACCATCCAAATGGTAAATCTTCTGTTATGAGAACAGGTGCCATTGCTATCGCAGCGATTACATCATGTACGAATACATCCAACCCATATGTTATGCTTGGTGCCGGTTTGGTTGCCAAAAAGGCAGTTGAAAAAGGCTTGCGTGTTCCAGAGTATGTCAAAACTTCCCTGGCACCAGGATCTAAAGTTGTAACACGTTATCTGGACGATTCTGGTTTACAGCAATACCTCGATCAAATTGGGTTTAACCTGGTCGGCTACGGCTGCACAACGTGTATCGGTAACTCCGGTCCATTACGTGAGGAAATTGAAGCAGCTATTTCCAAAAACGATTTAACTGTTGCCTCCGTATTATCAGGTAACCGTAACTTTGAAGGAAGGATTCACCCATTAGTAAAAGCTAACTATTTGGCTTCACCACCATTAGTTGTTGCTTATGCACTGGCTGGAACAGTTGACATTGATCTGACAACTGAGGCACTTGGTACAGATCAGGATGGTAAACCCGTCTATATGAAAGATATCTGGCCAACAATGGAAGAAATCAAAGAGCAAGTAGAAAGTGTTGTGACACCGGAAATCTTCCGTAAAGAATATGAAAATGTCTTCAATTCTAATGAAAAATGGAACGAAATCGAAACAACGGATGAACCATTATTTGAATGGGATGAAAACTCAACATATATTCAAAATCCGCCGTTCTTTGAAGGTTTATCAAAAGATGCAGGTTCGGTTCAACCATTGAGCAATTTGCGGGCGATCGGCAAATTTGGTGATTCCGTAACAACTGACCACATCTCACCTGCTGGAGCAATTGCTAAAGATATGCCTGCTGGTCAATATCTGCAAAGCAAAGGGGTTTCACCAAGGAATTTTAACTCATATGGTTCAAGACGTGGTAACCATGAGGTAATGATGCGTGGTACATTTGCCAATATCCGGATTCGCAATCTGCTTGCACCTGGAACAGAAGGCGGCTATACAACTTACTGGCCTACCGAAGAAGTGATGCCGATCTATGATGCTGCCATGAAGTATGAGCAAGACGGTACCGGTTTGCTTGTTATGGGCGGCAAAGATTATGGCATGGGCTCTTCTCGTGACTGGGCTGCCAAAGGAACGATCCTGCTCGGAATTAAAACCGTCATTGCTGAAAGCTTTGAACGTATCCATCGCTCCAACCTGGTGATGATGGGCGTCTTGCCATTACAATTTGAAAAAGGTCAAAATGCCGATAAATTAGGGTTGACTGGTAAAGAAACATTTACTGTTGACATTGACGAGACGGTTCAGCCACATGACCTTGTAACAGTTACTGCTGTTGATGAAAATGGCAAGAAGACTGAATTCCAAGCCATTGCTCGTTTCGATAGTGAAGTTGAAATTGATTATTATCGTCATGGTGGTATTTTACAAATGGTACTGCGCGATAAGTTGGCAAGTGATAGTGAGGAATTCGCCAAAAAATAA
- a CDS encoding sensor histidine kinase, with protein MLQAGVNRKDEYYKIMVDEIEKMETITSELLFISKPLTDKKQKESVAKMLQDVIELLKPQAKLKKITFEWDPLQDVFIHCDRSQMKQVFINLIKNAIEAMDEGGTIQLFTYQTETNVVIDVVDQGPGVPEEIIHKLGEPFFTTKQNGTGLGLMITKQILDQHQACLKIVRNADKGSTFSAVLPRIE; from the coding sequence TTGTTGCAGGCGGGAGTTAACCGAAAAGATGAATATTATAAAATTATGGTCGATGAAATTGAAAAAATGGAGACCATTACTTCGGAACTTTTGTTTATCTCCAAACCATTGACCGATAAAAAGCAAAAGGAATCCGTAGCAAAGATGTTACAAGATGTGATTGAATTACTAAAACCGCAAGCAAAATTGAAAAAGATTACGTTTGAGTGGGATCCGCTGCAAGATGTCTTTATTCATTGTGACCGATCGCAAATGAAACAGGTATTCATTAATCTTATTAAAAATGCTATTGAAGCAATGGATGAGGGCGGAACGATTCAATTATTTACATATCAAACGGAGACCAACGTAGTGATTGATGTTGTTGACCAAGGCCCAGGTGTACCAGAGGAAATCATACATAAGCTGGGCGAACCTTTTTTCACCACCAAACAGAATGGCACCGGATTAGGATTAATGATCACCAAGCAGATTTTGGACCAACATCAAGCTTGCTTGAAAATTGTAAGAAATGCCGATAAGGGAAGTACGTTCAGCGCTGTTCTACCAAGGATAGAATAA
- a CDS encoding PAS domain S-box protein — MKQETKNSEASMETTGCTENNHNDLVFPDIASLPKSMVDWIDCHQSDLITVWDNSGKVCFVSKSVEQLLGYKTAEFQGTFWYEQISPKDSEYIKNHFSDLSGNEKPFNIHVKAKDGKYIWTECKVGRVKNDDGKIYYISTLRDISDKKEMEEMMIRSEQMSIAGQLAAGVFAIRSPR; from the coding sequence ATGAAACAAGAAACAAAAAATAGTGAAGCAAGTATGGAAACAACGGGATGTACAGAAAACAACCATAATGATCTCGTGTTTCCGGATATAGCCAGTCTGCCTAAATCGATGGTTGATTGGATTGACTGTCATCAAAGCGATTTGATCACCGTTTGGGATAACAGTGGAAAAGTATGTTTTGTATCGAAGTCTGTTGAACAATTACTGGGGTATAAGACAGCAGAATTTCAAGGAACTTTTTGGTATGAGCAAATTTCACCAAAGGATTCCGAATATATCAAAAACCATTTCAGCGATTTGTCCGGGAATGAAAAACCGTTTAATATTCATGTCAAAGCTAAGGATGGGAAATATATCTGGACCGAATGCAAGGTGGGCAGGGTGAAAAATGATGATGGGAAGATATATTATATATCCACGTTGAGGGATATTTCGGACAAAAAAGAAATGGAAGAAATGATGATTCGTTCGGAACAGATGTCCATTGCCGGACAATTGGCTGCCGGGGTTTTCGCAATCCGCTCACCTCGTTAA
- a CDS encoding DUF2621 domain-containing protein → MSIFMDYFIILWGILLITLMAIGGFFMFRKFLKRLPKEDGNSILDWEEYYMELTRHMWGADEKKLLEELVSPVPELFRDVARQKIASKIGEVALEKQQSKITRDVLIEGYIIATPKRDHKFLRKTLRKKNIDVTPYEPLFELSPKEYRDGVRDRYAKKKS, encoded by the coding sequence ATGTCAATATTTATGGATTATTTTATTATTTTATGGGGAATATTGCTGATTACTTTAATGGCAATTGGCGGATTTTTTATGTTCCGGAAATTTTTAAAACGGCTGCCAAAAGAGGATGGAAATTCGATACTTGATTGGGAAGAATATTATATGGAATTAACCCGGCATATGTGGGGAGCTGATGAGAAAAAATTACTGGAAGAATTGGTTTCACCTGTACCGGAATTGTTCCGTGATGTGGCAAGGCAGAAGATTGCCAGTAAAATTGGTGAGGTTGCATTGGAAAAACAGCAAAGCAAAATAACCCGCGATGTACTGATAGAGGGCTATATCATTGCTACACCAAAACGAGATCATAAGTTTTTGCGAAAAACATTGCGCAAAAAAAATATTGATGTGACACCATACGAGCCCTTGTTTGAACTGTCCCCCAAAGAATATCGGGATGGGGTTCGTGATCGTTATGCCAAAAAGAAATCATAG
- a CDS encoding CcdC family protein, with product MFWVIASTLVACFMAITMIFVRLKASKKPASVKKIILPPIFMSTGACMFFIPEFRVPWVQVLEALIVGMIFSIFLIKTSKFEIKEDDIYLIPSRSFVFILFGLLAVRMVIKLIIGSTISLGETSGMFFLLAFGMIVSWRLAMLYKYKKLEQHLKYQEV from the coding sequence ATGTTTTGGGTTATAGCAAGTACGCTTGTTGCCTGTTTTATGGCTATTACCATGATATTTGTTCGCTTGAAGGCTTCAAAAAAGCCGGCGTCAGTGAAAAAAATTATTTTACCACCGATTTTTATGAGCACGGGTGCCTGTATGTTTTTTATTCCGGAATTTCGGGTTCCATGGGTACAAGTGTTGGAAGCATTAATAGTTGGGATGATATTTTCGATATTTCTAATTAAAACATCGAAATTTGAAATTAAAGAGGATGACATTTACCTGATCCCGTCCAGATCATTCGTTTTTATTTTATTTGGTCTGCTAGCGGTACGTATGGTGATTAAATTGATTATCGGCAGTACGATTTCGTTGGGAGAAACGAGCGGAATGTTCTTTTTGCTTGCGTTCGGTATGATTGTTTCCTGGCGGCTGGCCATGCTTTATAAATATAAAAAATTGGAACAACACCTGAAATATCAAGAAGTATAA